Proteins from one Nicotiana tabacum cultivar K326 chromosome 23, ASM71507v2, whole genome shotgun sequence genomic window:
- the LOC107768807 gene encoding dolichyl-diphosphooligosaccharide--protein glycosyltransferase subunit DAD1: MAKSSATRDAQALFHSLRSAYAATPTNLKIIDLYVMFAIFTALIQVVYMAFVGSFPFNSFLSGVLSCIGTAVLAVCLRIQVNKENKEFKDLPPERAYADFILCNLVLHLVIMNFLG; this comes from the exons ATGGCAAAATCGTCGGCGACCAGAGACGCCCAAGCTCTTTTCCATTCTCTCCGTTCTGCTTATGCTGCCACTCCTACTAATCTCAAG ATCATTGATCTATATGTCATGTTTGCCATCTTCACTGCCTTAATTCAG GTGGTATACATGGCTTTTGTTGGATCGTTTCCATTCAACTCTTTTCTCTCTGGGGTGCTCTCTTGTATTGGCACGGCAGTCCTTGCTG TTTGTCTTCGAATCCaagtaaacaaagaaaacaaggaattcaag GATTTGCCTCCGGAACGTGCTTATGCAGATTTTATTCTCTGCAATTTAGTGCTCCATTTGGTGATCATGAACTTTCTTGGCTAG